In Tepidibacter aestuarii, a single window of DNA contains:
- a CDS encoding ABC transporter permease translates to MVKNIIKKSYSFLIYLFLYLPILLLILYSFNDSKYRGNWNGFTLRWYKELFSDTSIMTSLYYTFIIAALASGVATIIGTITAIAINKMKPKHKTTFLNITYIPVVNPDIVIGVSLLALFTWLKMTLGLTTILIAHISFTIPYVVLSVLPKLRQLNPHLEEAALDLGASPLYAFFKVVLPEIMPGIVTGALFAFTLSLDDFIVSFFTTGSGISTLSIKIYSMTKRGVSPKINALSTLMFLGVLILLLLIEKRTKKSK, encoded by the coding sequence ATGGTAAAGAATATCATAAAAAAATCTTATTCATTTTTGATATACTTATTTTTGTATCTACCTATATTACTTCTTATTCTGTACTCATTTAATGATTCAAAATATAGAGGCAATTGGAATGGTTTTACTTTAAGATGGTATAAAGAGTTATTCAGTGATACATCTATAATGACGTCTCTATACTATACATTTATAATTGCTGCATTAGCTTCTGGTGTAGCTACTATAATAGGAACGATTACTGCTATTGCAATAAATAAAATGAAACCTAAGCATAAAACTACTTTTTTAAATATAACGTATATACCTGTTGTTAATCCTGATATAGTTATAGGAGTTTCTCTACTTGCCTTATTCACATGGCTAAAAATGACTTTAGGATTAACTACTATTTTAATAGCTCATATATCATTTACTATACCTTATGTAGTTTTATCTGTACTACCTAAGTTAAGACAATTAAATCCTCATCTTGAGGAAGCAGCTCTTGATTTAGGAGCTTCGCCATTATACGCTTTTTTTAAAGTTGTACTTCCTGAAATAATGCCTGGAATTGTAACAGGAGCTTTATTTGCATTTACTTTGTCGCTGGATGATTTTATAGTGAGCTTTTTTACTACAGGTTCAGGAATAAGTACATTGTCTATAAAAATATATTCCATGACAAAACGAGGTGTCAGTCCTAAAATTAATGCGTTATCTACATTGATGTTTTTAGGTGTGTTAATATTGTTATTATTAATAGAAAAAAGAACAAAAAAATCTAAATAA
- the potA gene encoding spermidine/putrescine ABC transporter ATP-binding protein, producing the protein MKQNIVELKNINKKYEDKEVLHNINLSIKPEEFVTLLGPSGCGKTTTLRIIGGFETQTHGDVHFEGEKINNIPPYKRQINTVFQKYALFPHMNIFENIAFGLKIKKMKKDEIEKKVKRMLKLVNLEGFQNRSIDSLSGGQQQRIAIARALVCEPKVLLLDEPLGALDLKLRKEMQLELKNMQQQLGITFIYVTHDQEEALTMSDRIVVMSEGEIQQIGSPEDIYNEPKNRFVADFIGESNIIEAIMIDDYKVKIEDEVFECLDKGFDKNEEVDVVVRPEDIQITNTDNGMIKGTVKTVVFKGVHYEIIVEDEKNIEWIVHTIHMSKIGDNVGLAIEPDSIHVMKRRG; encoded by the coding sequence TTGAAACAAAATATAGTAGAACTTAAAAATATAAATAAAAAATATGAAGACAAAGAAGTTCTTCATAATATAAATTTGAGTATAAAACCTGAAGAATTTGTAACTTTATTAGGACCAAGCGGTTGTGGTAAAACAACAACATTGAGAATAATAGGCGGGTTTGAAACACAAACTCATGGAGATGTTCATTTTGAAGGAGAAAAAATAAATAATATCCCTCCTTATAAAAGACAGATAAACACAGTTTTTCAAAAATATGCATTATTCCCACATATGAATATTTTTGAAAATATAGCTTTTGGATTAAAAATAAAAAAAATGAAAAAAGATGAAATAGAAAAAAAAGTAAAACGTATGCTTAAACTTGTAAATTTAGAAGGGTTTCAAAATAGAAGCATTGATTCACTAAGCGGAGGTCAGCAGCAGAGAATAGCAATAGCTAGAGCCTTAGTTTGCGAACCTAAGGTACTTCTTCTAGACGAACCTCTTGGAGCTCTAGATTTAAAATTAAGAAAAGAAATGCAGCTAGAACTTAAAAATATGCAACAGCAATTAGGTATAACCTTTATATATGTGACACATGATCAAGAAGAAGCTCTTACTATGTCGGATAGAATAGTTGTAATGAGTGAAGGTGAAATTCAGCAAATAGGATCTCCTGAAGACATATATAACGAACCTAAAAATAGGTTTGTAGCAGATTTTATTGGAGAAAGTAATATTATAGAAGCTATTATGATTGATGATTATAAGGTTAAAATAGAAGATGAAGTATTCGAATGTTTGGATAAGGGTTTTGATAAAAATGAAGAGGTTGACGTAGTAGTAAGGCCAGAGGACATACAAATAACAAATACAGATAATGGAATGATTAAGGGAACAGTAAAGACTGTTGTATTTAAAGGGGTACATTACGAGATAATAGTAGAAGATGAAAAAAATATAGAGTGGATAGTTCATACTATACATATGTCAAAAATCGGAGATAATGTGGGACTTGCTATAGAACCAGATTCAATCCATGTAATGAAAAGGAGAGGGTAG
- a CDS encoding dicarboxylate/amino acid:cation symporter — protein sequence MKKLGLLPKLIIAIILGIGIGSIHNEFLVKLLATFNGIFGNFLGFAIPLIIIGFVAPGIGDLGKGAGKILGITAGIAYLSTVVAGSLTFFTNSVIFPYLLTPGSMNLVNAENPEHSLVKGFFEVQMPPIMGVMTALLIAFTLGLGIAASEGDTIKKFMKEFQGIVEGLISNIVIPLLPFHIAGIFANMTYAGQVATIMSVFAKVFALILLLHFTVIIVQYFIAGTLAGANPFVLVKNMIPAYFTAIGTQSSAASIPVTLKQTKKNGVNDGVAEFVVPLCATIHLSGSTITLVSCAMAVMMLNGMTVTFNSIFGFILMLGVTMVAAPGVPGGAVMAALGLLETMLGFDQTLLSLMIALYLAQDSFGTACNVTGDGAIAIMVNRISGYKLNKNDNINKKVA from the coding sequence ATGAAAAAATTAGGTTTATTACCTAAGCTTATTATCGCTATCATATTAGGTATCGGTATAGGTTCTATCCATAATGAATTTTTAGTTAAGTTATTAGCTACATTCAATGGAATATTCGGTAACTTTTTAGGATTTGCGATTCCACTTATAATAATAGGTTTCGTAGCTCCAGGTATTGGTGATTTAGGTAAAGGTGCTGGAAAAATACTGGGTATTACAGCAGGAATCGCTTACCTTTCTACAGTAGTAGCTGGTTCTTTAACATTTTTTACTAATAGTGTTATTTTCCCTTACTTATTAACTCCTGGTAGTATGAATTTAGTTAATGCTGAAAATCCAGAGCATTCTTTAGTAAAAGGATTCTTTGAAGTACAGATGCCACCTATAATGGGAGTTATGACTGCACTTTTAATTGCATTTACTTTAGGTCTAGGTATTGCAGCAAGTGAAGGTGATACTATAAAGAAATTTATGAAGGAATTCCAAGGAATTGTTGAAGGCCTAATATCTAATATAGTTATCCCTTTATTACCTTTCCACATAGCTGGTATATTCGCTAATATGACATATGCTGGCCAAGTTGCTACTATAATGTCTGTATTTGCAAAAGTATTTGCTCTCATACTACTTTTACACTTTACTGTGATAATTGTACAGTATTTTATAGCTGGTACATTAGCTGGAGCAAATCCATTTGTTTTAGTTAAGAATATGATTCCAGCTTATTTCACAGCTATAGGAACTCAATCTTCAGCTGCTAGTATACCTGTTACTCTTAAGCAAACTAAGAAAAATGGAGTTAATGATGGTGTTGCTGAATTTGTTGTACCTCTTTGTGCAACTATTCATTTATCAGGAAGTACAATAACTCTTGTAAGTTGTGCTATGGCAGTCATGATGTTAAATGGAATGACGGTTACTTTTAATTCTATATTCGGATTTATATTAATGTTAGGTGTTACTATGGTTGCAGCACCTGGAGTTCCAGGAGGAGCTGTTATGGCTGCACTTGGTCTTTTAGAAACTATGCTTGGATTTGATCAAACTTTACTATCTTTAATGATAGCATTATATCTTGCTCAAGATAGTTTTGGAACTGCTTGTAATGTAACTGGTGATGGAGCTATAGCTATAATGGTTAACAGGATATCAGGTTATAAGCTTAATAAAAATGACAATATCAATAAAAAAGTAGCTTAA
- a CDS encoding ABC transporter permease, with protein MKKKWLSIPYGIWAIIFTIVPLLLIAVYSFCSRSAYGQIVYTFTLDNYIKFMEPIYINVLINSLMLALKSTLICFILGYPMAYILSKSDIKRRNLMMLLFVLPLWTNTLLRTYAWMGILREQGVINQVLMFLNIIDTPLKLLYTDKAVLLGMVYNFLPFMVLPIYSVLSKIDYSLIEASSDLGATSFYTFKKVVFPLSLPGVVSGITMVFMPCVSTFVISDLLGGGQSILLGNLIQNQFLVARNWQFGSAISMIMMFIIIISMKILGNKDREEGGKLW; from the coding sequence ATGAAAAAGAAATGGCTTTCTATCCCTTATGGAATTTGGGCAATCATATTTACAATTGTTCCATTGTTATTGATTGCAGTATACAGTTTTTGTTCAAGATCTGCCTATGGCCAAATAGTTTATACTTTTACACTAGATAACTATATAAAATTTATGGAGCCTATATATATAAATGTGCTTATAAACTCTTTGATGCTTGCCCTAAAAAGTACTCTTATATGTTTTATACTAGGATATCCTATGGCTTATATACTATCTAAGTCAGATATTAAAAGAAGAAATCTTATGATGTTATTATTTGTGTTACCACTTTGGACTAATACTTTATTAAGGACTTATGCCTGGATGGGAATATTAAGAGAGCAGGGTGTTATAAATCAAGTTTTAATGTTTTTAAATATAATAGATACACCTTTAAAATTACTTTATACTGATAAAGCAGTTTTATTAGGTATGGTGTATAATTTTTTACCGTTTATGGTACTTCCTATATATTCGGTTTTATCTAAAATAGACTATAGTCTTATAGAAGCATCGTCAGATTTAGGTGCAACATCTTTTTACACATTTAAAAAAGTAGTTTTCCCGCTTAGCTTACCTGGTGTTGTATCAGGAATAACTATGGTGTTTATGCCTTGCGTAAGTACCTTTGTAATATCAGACTTATTAGGAGGAGGGCAATCTATACTTCTTGGTAACCTCATTCAAAATCAGTTTTTAGTAGCTAGAAATTGGCAGTTCGGTTCAGCTATTTCTATGATTATGATGTTTATAATAATTATAAGTATGAAAATTTTAGGAAATAAAGATAGAGAAGAAGGAGGTAAACTATGGTAA